In a genomic window of Thalassotalea piscium:
- a CDS encoding response regulator transcription factor translates to MTPDIFISKLYRDASFIPLEEFSSWALDLLRQVIHFDAAIWGTGHISSQQFHTQTTLDVPPEIFEKLRKTVAINPIFKQLMLNEGLAVDMREILTDEEFYQSSLYLDCFKPYEIERILSSIDIEFRSGIFTLLTLYRFDRNATFSYEEKRLHNQLLFHLRCALSHKQFITLNENTLDAKNDNKCALCDREGIYHNVTSSFLDVLEAHLPNSAKQQFPLTMTDLSNDFTIANLQFKRESFGELFKLTVRVKNQLDELTQREREVVEGICKGSTFKQIAKSLNLSPSTVSNHLYRIYSKLGINKRSDLVALVSKSEPAQ, encoded by the coding sequence ATGACTCCCGACATATTTATCAGCAAACTTTATCGCGATGCTTCATTTATCCCTCTAGAAGAATTTTCTAGTTGGGCACTAGATCTGCTTAGACAAGTCATTCATTTTGATGCTGCAATTTGGGGCACTGGCCATATATCTTCTCAGCAATTTCACACTCAAACAACACTTGACGTACCGCCAGAAATTTTTGAAAAATTAAGAAAAACAGTCGCTATTAATCCAATTTTTAAACAATTAATGTTAAATGAAGGCCTAGCAGTAGATATGCGAGAAATATTAACTGATGAGGAGTTTTATCAATCTTCACTATATTTAGATTGCTTTAAGCCCTATGAAATAGAACGAATATTAAGTTCTATTGATATTGAATTTCGCAGCGGTATATTTACATTATTAACTCTTTATAGGTTTGATAGGAATGCTACCTTTTCCTACGAGGAAAAACGGTTGCATAACCAATTACTTTTTCATTTACGCTGTGCTTTATCTCATAAACAGTTTATCACGTTAAATGAAAACACATTAGATGCCAAAAATGACAATAAATGTGCACTATGCGATCGCGAGGGTATATACCATAACGTAACATCTAGCTTTTTAGATGTACTAGAAGCTCACTTACCTAATTCAGCTAAGCAGCAGTTTCCGTTAACAATGACAGATTTAAGTAACGACTTTACTATTGCAAACCTGCAATTTAAGCGTGAGTCTTTCGGCGAGTTATTTAAATTAACTGTACGAGTAAAAAATCAACTTGATGAATTAACACAAAGAGAAAGAGAAGTAGTTGAGGGAATATGCAAAGGTAGTACTTTCAAACAAATTGCTAAAAGTTTAAATTTATCTCCTTCTACCGTCTCAAACCATTTATATCGTATCTACTCTAAACTTGGGATCAATAAGCGCAGCGACTTAGTGGCACTAGTAAGTAAATCTGAACCGGCACAATAG
- a CDS encoding FAD-dependent oxidoreductase: MKQNKVINCDTAIAGGGIAGLVCALELLEAGQQVIIIDRDTPERLGGLARWAFGGMALSETAQQKRMKVPDTPKLLLKDWLSFAEFNREDFWPQQWAKMYADKNNEMVYQWLLKLGLKFMPAVNWVERGLFVPGNSLPRYHILWGTGLHLIETIIAKLSSYLTIPYGDSYQLQIFHQHKVIKPTVETINNTVGVTGVEVLNEQSGKTFFIESMQVVIACGGINGSIEKVKQNWCSSLERSPKTLLNGANPISDGKLHDEVQALGATVTHTDKMWNYAAGIHHPQAEFEGHGLSLIPCKSALWMDHTGKRIGPIPLVTGFDTHYLCQEVAKQEKSWTWHILNWDIAAKELAVSGSLHNPAIVNRKLFTLIKEMLLGNHRLVKQLVNESDDFICAENLEELVEKMNKLTGDNHVESKFLKQEIAQYDQQLINGNNLHNDDQLRRINHARQWKVDRLRTCKPKPILLNSNKNKLIAIRVQLISRKSLGGVQTNLNSEVLDSKGNPITGLYCVGEAAGFGGGGANGLRSLEGTFLSGCILTARIASQAIVKKGKR; encoded by the coding sequence ATGAAACAAAACAAAGTGATTAATTGTGATACAGCAATTGCAGGTGGCGGCATTGCCGGCTTAGTTTGTGCGTTAGAGTTGCTTGAGGCAGGGCAGCAAGTAATTATTATTGATAGAGATACTCCAGAACGTTTAGGAGGACTCGCCCGCTGGGCATTTGGAGGTATGGCTTTATCTGAAACGGCACAGCAAAAGCGAATGAAAGTGCCTGATACTCCTAAGTTGTTATTGAAAGATTGGCTTAGTTTCGCAGAGTTTAATCGTGAAGATTTTTGGCCTCAGCAATGGGCTAAAATGTATGCTGATAAAAATAACGAAATGGTGTACCAATGGTTGCTGAAGCTAGGCCTTAAATTTATGCCTGCGGTTAATTGGGTTGAACGAGGTTTATTTGTTCCTGGTAACTCACTACCTAGATACCATATTTTATGGGGAACAGGTTTACACCTAATTGAAACTATAATTGCCAAGCTTTCGTCTTACCTTACGATACCATACGGTGATAGTTATCAGCTTCAAATTTTTCATCAACATAAAGTTATTAAACCTACCGTTGAAACAATTAATAATACAGTTGGGGTTACGGGGGTAGAAGTACTTAATGAACAAAGTGGAAAAACCTTTTTTATTGAAAGTATGCAAGTTGTCATTGCCTGTGGTGGTATTAATGGCAGTATTGAAAAGGTAAAACAAAATTGGTGCTCATCGCTAGAGCGCTCTCCTAAAACATTACTCAATGGTGCGAATCCAATTTCAGATGGTAAGCTACATGATGAAGTTCAAGCACTTGGCGCAACGGTTACACACACAGATAAAATGTGGAATTATGCTGCTGGTATACATCACCCTCAAGCAGAGTTTGAAGGGCATGGTTTAAGCTTAATTCCCTGTAAGTCTGCGTTGTGGATGGACCATACGGGTAAGCGAATTGGTCCTATTCCCTTGGTGACAGGCTTTGATACTCACTATTTATGTCAAGAAGTTGCTAAGCAAGAAAAATCCTGGACATGGCATATTTTAAATTGGGATATAGCCGCTAAAGAATTAGCTGTTTCAGGCTCACTACATAACCCCGCCATTGTTAACCGAAAACTTTTTACTTTAATTAAAGAAATGTTGTTAGGGAATCATCGCTTGGTTAAGCAATTAGTGAATGAAAGTGATGACTTTATTTGTGCTGAAAACCTCGAGGAATTAGTAGAGAAAATGAATAAACTGACAGGCGATAATCATGTTGAAAGTAAGTTTCTTAAACAAGAAATAGCGCAATACGACCAACAATTAATTAATGGCAATAATTTACACAATGACGATCAGCTAAGGAGAATTAACCATGCTCGCCAATGGAAAGTTGATCGTTTACGAACCTGTAAACCTAAACCAATATTGTTAAATAGTAATAAAAATAAGCTCATTGCTATTAGAGTGCAACTCATTAGCCGTAAAAGCTTAGGTGGAGTTCAAACAAATTTAAACAGTGAAGTTTTAGACAGTAAAGGTAACCCGATTACTGGGCTGTATTGTGTTGGTGAAGCGGCAGGGTTTGGTGGAGGTGGTGCAAATGGCTTAAGGTCACTTGA
- a CDS encoding TIGR03503 family protein, producing the protein MAKLMAKLGCCSRYLFILLVIIQSYYVMAQQELTEIEYYKNDDVTNQIALLDNRFRIDAQLEEVTLLFYRATGSQPVILIRPDGSKLKINNYPKDEVEWFDDRTYDLIRMKNPMIGPWQAVGDISPDSKIMVITEVRIEVEPLPETLLSGETLKVFARLYNREKAIDDPRFDDVIDLDIDFYSTNNSNFDNFGAKPIEIGSFRDDGYELDEHAKDGIFTAEFELNFAAGEWVPIYRVKMPMAERELRQKPVILRPVPVKITVDKTVNKNEYHKINFNIDGTYVDPDSMIFQGKITYPDKQADPLSITEGQGTKRVKKIAFTEPGIHRLNINAFGETIDGREFRLVIPEFTFNVERKGGVRIGNLSGDGETNDAENTVETALAIKEASVKKLQEELALAKLKHEQEQAAKKEMNIMIAIIVNLVIILAAITVFIIIRRKKSKESK; encoded by the coding sequence GTTACTATGTAATGGCGCAGCAAGAGTTAACAGAAATTGAATATTACAAAAATGATGATGTTACTAATCAAATTGCCCTATTAGATAATCGATTTCGTATAGATGCTCAATTAGAAGAAGTGACCTTGTTATTTTACCGAGCAACGGGTAGTCAACCGGTAATTCTTATTCGTCCTGACGGTAGTAAACTTAAAATTAATAACTACCCTAAAGATGAAGTTGAATGGTTTGACGATCGAACTTATGACTTAATACGTATGAAAAACCCGATGATAGGGCCATGGCAAGCTGTAGGTGATATTTCACCCGATAGTAAAATAATGGTAATAACAGAGGTGAGAATTGAAGTCGAGCCACTTCCTGAAACGTTGTTGTCAGGTGAAACCTTAAAAGTTTTTGCGCGCCTATATAATCGAGAAAAAGCAATTGATGACCCTCGTTTTGATGATGTAATCGACTTAGACATTGATTTTTATAGTACTAATAATTCTAACTTTGATAACTTTGGTGCAAAACCAATAGAAATTGGCTCGTTCAGAGACGATGGCTATGAACTTGATGAGCATGCTAAAGATGGGATTTTTACTGCAGAATTTGAATTAAATTTTGCAGCTGGTGAGTGGGTACCTATTTATCGTGTGAAAATGCCAATGGCAGAGAGAGAACTAAGACAAAAGCCGGTTATATTACGTCCTGTTCCTGTGAAAATTACTGTCGATAAAACAGTTAACAAAAACGAATACCATAAAATAAACTTTAATATCGATGGCACCTATGTTGATCCCGATAGTATGATTTTTCAAGGAAAGATTACATATCCAGATAAACAGGCTGACCCTTTGTCTATAACTGAAGGGCAGGGTACGAAGCGGGTGAAAAAAATTGCTTTTACCGAACCTGGTATTCATCGTTTAAATATTAATGCTTTTGGTGAAACAATTGATGGTCGAGAATTTCGTTTAGTAATACCTGAGTTTACTTTCAATGTAGAGCGTAAGGGGGGAGTGCGCATTGGCAACCTATCAGGAGATGGCGAAACCAATGACGCTGAAAATACAGTGGAAACAGCACTTGCGATAAAAGAAGCTTCTGTTAAAAAACTTCAAGAAGAATTAGCCCTCGCAAAATTAAAGCATGAACAAGAGCAAGCAGCTAAAAAAGAAATGAATATAATGATCGCAATCATTGTAAACTTAGTCATTATTCTAGCTGCAATAACTGTGTTTATTATTATTCGCCGTAAAAAAAGCAAAGAGAGTAAGTAA